From the genome of Vicia villosa cultivar HV-30 ecotype Madison, WI linkage group LG2, Vvil1.0, whole genome shotgun sequence, one region includes:
- the LOC131651238 gene encoding early nodulin-like protein 4, with amino-acid sequence MAKMGSGFMLFVSMMFLVSSLSYGYKFNVGGKDGWAVKPSAWYSKWAHSLRFQINDSLYFKYDKANDSVLVVSGKDYYACNTKNPIKKLEGGESVVNLDRSGPFYFVSGNVENCGKGEKLSVVVVSPRGGHKDHGPAKSPSVSPVHSPAPSWKAPSPSWKAPSPSWKAPAPGWTAPVPGHKAPSPSAPGWKAPSPSWTAPTPAWKAPAPGWTAPAPDHKAPSPSAPGLKAPSPGHAAPAPAWKAPAPVSKAPAPGWTVPTPGSAPGWKAQAPAPEWKAPAPASGSTAPTPSWTPPSPGSNAPAPSSPGWTSPTPSPDWIAPTPSAPAWNAPAPSPRSSGSTSLSVSYGVIVAVALVLASFLF; translated from the exons ATGGCCAAAATGGGGTCTGGTTTTATGTTGTTTGTGTCAATGATGTTTCTCGTCTCTTCATTGTCATATGGTTACAAGTTTAACGTTGGTGGAAAAGATGGTTGGGCTGTGAAACCCTCTGCATGGTATTCTAAGTGGGCTCATTCACTAAGGTTTCAAATCAATGATTCACTTT ATTTTAAGTATGATAAAGCAAATGATTCAGTGTTGGTGGTAAGTGGAAAAGACTATTATGCATGTAACACAAAGAATCCGATTAAGAAGTTGGAAGGTGGAGAGTCCGTTGTAAATTTGGATAGATCTGGTCCTTTTTACTTTGTAAGTGGAAATGTTGAGAATTGTGGTAAGGGTGAAAAGTTGTCTGTTGTTGTTGTGTCTCCGAGAGGCGGTCACAAGGATCATGGCCCGGCAAAATCACCATCAGTTTCGCCAGTTCACTCGCCTGCACCGTCGTGGAAGGCTCCGTCTCCCAGTTGGAAGGCTCCGTCTCCCAGTTGGAAGGCTCCTGCACCAGGTTGGACTGCTCCTGTTCCCGGACATAAGGCTCCATCACCAAGTGCACCAGGATGGAAGGCTCCGTCTCCCAGCTGGACTGCTCCCACTCCAGCATGGAAGGCTCCTGCACCAGGTTGGACTGCTCCTGCACCAGATCATAAGGCTCCATCACCAAGTGCACCAGGACTGAAAGCTCCATCACCCGGTCATGCGGCTCCCGCACCAGCATGGAAGGCTCCAGCACCAGTTTCAAAGGCTCCCGCACCAGGTTGGACTGTTCCCACCCCAGGTTCTGCACCAGGTTGGAAGGCTCAGGCTCCAGCACCTGAATGGAAAGCTCCTGCCCCTGCATCAGGGTCGACGGCTCCAACCCCCTCATGGACTCCTCCCTCACCCGGATCGAACGCTCCTGCACCGAGTTCACCTGGATGGACTTCTCCAACACCAAGTCCGGATTGGATTGCTCCCACACCAAGTGCCCCTGCATGGAATGCTCCAGCACCATCTCCTCGATCAAGCGGCTCGACAAGTTTAAGCGTTTCTTATGGTGTCATTGTTGCTGTGGCTTTGGTCTTAGCCAGCTTTCTTTTTTAG